AACTTGTGGGTGATGTATTCCAGGGCCGCAGCCGCACGCGCGGCGGAGAATTCCCACTTGTTCGGGTAGCGGGTGCCCTGTACCTCCTGATCGTCGGAATAGCCGCGCACCTGCAGATTCACCTGGTGCTTCATCAGCACTGCGGCAACTCCGTCCAGGATGCGCATGGCCTCGGGCGTCAGATCGACGGAGCCCGCCTTGAACAGGGCGCTGCTCGGCAGGGTGACCTTGATGCCGCCCTTGTCGTCCAGGGTCACGCCCGCGCCGGGCAGCGTCTTGAGTTCGTCCTTGAGGAGCTCCTTCAGCTGTCCCGCGACGTCCAGCTGCAGACGCTGACGCACGTCCAGGCGGGCGATGGCCTGCTTGGCGTCCACGATCTCGCCGATGATCGGCTTGCCGTTCTCGTCGACGTGGGCCTTGACGCTTTCGGGGTTGCGGAAGAACTGCGCGAGCTGCTGCTTCTGCTGGGGCTTCAGGGCCAGAAGGAGCCACAGGAGCAGGAACAGGGCCATCATGGCGGTCACGAAGTCCGCATAAGCCACCTTCCAGCTGCCGCCGTGGTGCTCGTGGTGCTCCTCTGCGGGCTTGCGGATGACGACGATTTCGCGACTTCTGGCCATGTCTTCCTTTCAGGCGCCTGCTGCGGTGTGCTGCGCCCTCGCCCCTTGTGGTGAAATGTCCATGAAAGGTCAAGCAGGGAGGACATGCTGCCCTGGCGCGGCTGGGTGCCAGGGCGCAGGGTACGATAGCGCTGGCCTCCTGCGCCGTGAAATGCTATTTTTGCAAAACAACGTCATTCCCAGGAGATTCCCCATGCCCATGGCTCACGTCCGTCCCTTCCTCAAGCAGGCCTTGACCGACAAGGAGCTTCGCGACAGGCTTCTTGCGGCCTCCAACGGAGCCGAACGCGTCGAGATCCTCGCAGCCGAAGGCTACGAATTCACGGACGAGGAATTCGAGGAAGGCTACCGCGGCGTGCTCACCAGCCTGCAATTCGAGCGTGACGCCGACCAGCTCAAGGAATTCAAGCTCATGTGGGACATGTTGCGCCGGGTCTCCCCCTAGTCGGCAGTCCCCGCGCGGTCACCATCACCGCGCGAGTGCCGCGCACAGCGCGTCCGTCTCCACCACCTCGGCATAGACCATGCCCAACGCAGCCAGGAAGGCAGCCCGCGCCTGCGACGGAGTGACGGCCACTCCGCCGTGTTTCAGGGCGCAGGCGGCCGTGGCATCACCCGCCACCACGCAGGCGTAGCCCATGTCCCAGGCCGCGCGCACCGTGGCATCTATGCACATGTTGGTCATCATGCCCGCCACGACGAGACGCTTTGCGCCTACAGCGCCCAGTTTCTCTTCGAGATCCGTGCCGCGGAACGAGTTGGGAAAGTTCTTGGTCACCACGGCCTCGCCGGGCAGCGGGGCCACGATGTCCGGGAAGTCGCAGCCAGGCGTGCCGGGCAGGAAGAAGGTCGAGCCGGGGCGCACGGATTCGTGGCGCACGTGCACAACGGGCAAGCCGAGTTCGCGGAATCTGGACAGCACCGCCGTTGCCTTGGCCCCTGCCTCCACGGCATGCTCCAGGGCCATGCGGCCGCCCGG
Above is a genomic segment from Desulfovibrio sp. X2 containing:
- a CDS encoding flagellar motor protein MotB, with product MARSREIVVIRKPAEEHHEHHGGSWKVAYADFVTAMMALFLLLWLLLALKPQQKQQLAQFFRNPESVKAHVDENGKPIIGEIVDAKQAIARLDVRQRLQLDVAGQLKELLKDELKTLPGAGVTLDDKGGIKVTLPSSALFKAGSVDLTPEAMRILDGVAAVLMKHQVNLQVRGYSDDQEVQGTRYPNKWEFSAARAAAALEYITHKFTLPPVHYEAVGLGDSRPLVPNTSDENRALNRRIEIYYSLVDSSK
- a CDS encoding Nif11-like leader peptide family natural product precursor, whose product is MPMAHVRPFLKQALTDKELRDRLLAASNGAERVEILAAEGYEFTDEEFEEGYRGVLTSLQFERDADQLKEFKLMWDMLRRVSP
- a CDS encoding cysteine hydrolase family protein translates to MTDTALVLVDIQNDYFPGGRMALEHAVEAGAKATAVLSRFRELGLPVVHVRHESVRPGSTFFLPGTPGCDFPDIVAPLPGEAVVTKNFPNSFRGTDLEEKLGAVGAKRLVVAGMMTNMCIDATVRAAWDMGYACVVAGDATAACALKHGGVAVTPSQARAAFLAALGMVYAEVVETDALCAALAR